One genomic region from Thalassotalea sp. PS06 encodes:
- the rpoH gene encoding RNA polymerase sigma factor RpoH, with product MSNTMQSMALTVPQSGSIEAYVQSAYSIPMLSAEREQELASRLYHQDDLNAAQELIMSHLRFVIHIAKGYSGYGLNQADLIQEGNVGLMKAVKRFNPEVGVRLVSFAVHWIKAEIHEFVLKNWRIVKIATTKAQRKLFFNLRKNKKRLGWFNQEEIDTVAETLGVSSKDVVEMESRMANSDQAFDLTDADDDSSSASFAPAQYLEDKSSDLSTQVESDNWDDHVNGQLTEALSALDDRSQHIIKARWLDEDKATLQDLAQTYQISAERVRQLEKNALNKLKLGIADI from the coding sequence ATGAGTAATACTATGCAATCAATGGCATTGACAGTTCCCCAAAGCGGTAGCATAGAAGCGTACGTCCAGTCCGCTTACAGTATTCCTATGCTCAGTGCCGAACGTGAGCAAGAACTGGCGTCGCGCCTTTATCATCAAGATGATTTGAATGCGGCTCAGGAATTGATCATGTCTCATTTACGTTTCGTAATTCACATCGCTAAGGGTTACTCCGGATATGGTTTGAATCAGGCTGACCTGATTCAGGAAGGTAACGTTGGTCTGATGAAAGCGGTTAAGCGTTTCAACCCGGAAGTGGGTGTGCGTCTGGTTTCTTTTGCCGTGCATTGGATCAAAGCAGAAATTCATGAGTTTGTGCTGAAGAACTGGCGTATTGTTAAAATCGCCACCACCAAAGCACAACGCAAGCTGTTCTTTAACCTGCGCAAGAACAAAAAGCGTCTTGGCTGGTTCAATCAGGAAGAGATTGATACCGTCGCAGAGACGCTTGGCGTAAGCAGTAAAGACGTTGTTGAAATGGAATCACGCATGGCCAATAGCGACCAGGCGTTTGATTTAACTGATGCAGACGATGACAGCAGCAGCGCTAGCTTTGCACCGGCTCAGTATCTGGAAGACAAGTCTTCAGATCTTTCAACCCAAGTCGAGTCTGATAACTGGGACGACCACGTTAACGGTCAGCTTACTGAGGCACTATCAGCATTGGATGACCGTAGCCAGCACATCATCAAAGCTCGCTGGTTAGATGAAGACAAAGCAACACTGCAAGATTTGGCTCAGACCTATCAAATCTCAGCAGAACGTGTACGTCAGCTTGAGAAGAATGCACTGAACAAACTTAAGCTTGGCATTGCCGACATCTAA